One Streptomyces sp. P9-A2 DNA window includes the following coding sequences:
- the nuoH gene encoding NADH-quinone oxidoreductase subunit NuoH, with product MSLYFAAEDLSMFGRDPWWLVVVKAVFCFAFLMVTVLIAIVMERKIVAWMQLRVGPNRNGPWGMLQSLADGVKLMLKEDLVVKRADKVVYILAPIVAAVPAFMAIAVIPFGPSGNEISIFGQRTTMQLTDLPIALLYILAVASIGIYGIVLAGWSSGSTYPLLGGLRSCAQMISYEIAMGAAFASVFLYSGSMSTSAIVEQQADRWYILLLPVSFIIYIVTMVGETNRAPFDMPESEGDLVGGFNTEYSSIKFAMFMLAEYINMVTVSAVAVTLFLGGWRAPWPVSTFWEGANHGWWPMLWFIVKVQLLLFMFVWLRGTLPRVRYDQLMKLGWKVLIPVSLVWLMAVATVRALRNEGYGFADLALYIAGGVLVLLLLSFVADMFRSKGKDGKEAEGAGGPGGAPAAFDPMAGGFPVPPLPGQELPPVPRRRSRQERELVVSGGTDTHSDGSLDGKEASDG from the coding sequence ATGAGCTTGTACTTCGCCGCTGAAGACCTCTCGATGTTCGGCCGCGACCCCTGGTGGCTGGTCGTCGTCAAGGCGGTGTTCTGCTTCGCCTTCCTCATGGTGACGGTACTGATCGCCATCGTGATGGAACGCAAGATCGTCGCCTGGATGCAGCTGCGCGTCGGCCCCAACCGCAACGGCCCCTGGGGCATGCTCCAGTCGCTCGCCGACGGCGTGAAACTGATGCTCAAGGAAGACCTCGTCGTCAAACGCGCCGACAAGGTGGTGTACATCCTCGCGCCGATCGTCGCGGCCGTCCCGGCCTTCATGGCGATCGCGGTGATCCCCTTCGGACCGTCCGGCAACGAGATCTCGATCTTCGGTCAGCGGACCACGATGCAGCTCACCGATCTGCCGATCGCGCTGCTCTACATCCTCGCGGTCGCCTCCATCGGCATCTACGGCATCGTCCTCGCCGGCTGGAGCTCCGGATCCACGTACCCGCTGCTGGGCGGACTGCGTTCGTGCGCGCAGATGATCTCCTACGAGATCGCCATGGGCGCCGCCTTCGCCTCCGTGTTCCTCTACTCGGGGTCGATGTCGACGTCGGCGATCGTCGAGCAGCAGGCCGACCGCTGGTACATCCTGCTGCTGCCGGTCTCCTTCATCATCTACATCGTCACGATGGTCGGCGAGACCAACCGCGCGCCCTTCGACATGCCCGAGTCCGAGGGCGACCTGGTCGGCGGCTTCAACACCGAGTACTCGTCGATCAAGTTCGCGATGTTCATGCTCGCCGAGTACATCAACATGGTGACCGTCTCCGCCGTCGCCGTCACCCTCTTCCTGGGCGGCTGGCGCGCTCCATGGCCGGTCAGCACCTTCTGGGAGGGCGCGAACCACGGCTGGTGGCCGATGCTCTGGTTCATCGTCAAGGTCCAGCTGCTGCTGTTCATGTTCGTCTGGCTGCGCGGCACGCTCCCGCGCGTGCGGTACGACCAGCTGATGAAGCTCGGCTGGAAGGTCCTCATCCCGGTCTCCCTGGTGTGGCTGATGGCCGTCGCCACGGTGCGGGCCCTGAGGAACGAGGGCTACGGCTTCGCGGACCTGGCCCTCTACATCGCCGGCGGAGTGCTCGTCCTGCTGTTGCTGTCCTTCGTCGCGGACATGTTCCGGTCGAAGGGCAAGGACGGCAAGGAGGCCGAAGGGGCCGGAGGGCCGGGCGGGGCACCGGCCGCCTTCGATCCGATGGCGGGCGGATTCCCCGTACCGCCGCTGCCCGGACAGGAACTTCCCCCGGTGCCGCGACGCCGCTCGCGCCAGGAGCGGGAGCTCGTTGTCAGTGGTGGCACCGATACTCACAGTGACGGATCTCTGGATGGAAAGGAGGCGTCCGATGGCTGA
- the nuoI gene encoding NADH-quinone oxidoreductase subunit NuoI, whose amino-acid sequence MAEEPKETKPGFLNPVAGFGVTFKAMFKKRLTEQYPEQQKTTAPRFHGRHQLNRHPDGLEKCVGCELCAWACPADAIYVEGADNTEEERYSPGERYGRVYQINYARCILCGLCIEACPTRALTMTNEFELADSSRANLIYTKEQLLAGLEEGMVDSPHAMYPGTDEQDYYRGLVTEAAPGTERQAGHSEGEVVQEADSASGEDEPASEEVIRK is encoded by the coding sequence ATGGCTGAGGAACCCAAGGAGACCAAGCCCGGTTTCCTGAACCCCGTGGCCGGCTTCGGCGTGACCTTCAAGGCCATGTTCAAGAAGCGGCTGACCGAGCAGTACCCGGAGCAGCAGAAGACCACGGCCCCGCGCTTCCACGGCAGGCACCAGCTCAACCGCCATCCGGACGGTCTGGAGAAGTGCGTCGGCTGCGAGCTGTGCGCCTGGGCCTGTCCCGCCGACGCGATCTACGTCGAGGGCGCGGACAACACCGAGGAGGAGCGCTACTCGCCCGGCGAGCGGTACGGCCGCGTCTACCAGATCAACTACGCCCGCTGCATCCTGTGCGGCCTGTGCATCGAGGCGTGCCCCACGCGCGCGCTGACGATGACCAACGAGTTCGAACTGGCCGACTCCAGCCGCGCCAACCTCATCTACACCAAGGAGCAGCTGCTCGCCGGTCTGGAGGAGGGCATGGTGGACAGCCCGCACGCCATGTACCCGGGCACCGACGAACAGGACTACTACCGGGGCCTGGTGACCGAGGCCGCCCCCGGTACGGAACGGCAGGCCGGCCACTCCGAGGGCGAGGTCGTCCAGGAGGCGGACTCGGCCTCCGGCGAGGACGAACCGGCGTCGGAGGAGGTGATCCGGAAATGA
- a CDS encoding NADH-quinone oxidoreductase subunit J — protein MTEYLAAYSTSTGEAVQFWVLGTVAVIGALCTILMRRAVHSALCLAGTMIVLAVFYLANGAYFLGVVQIIVYTGAIMMLFLFVVMLVGVTAADSLKETIKGQRWLAALCGLGFGILLVGGIGNAALTEFNGLGQANANGNVEGLAALLFTKYVFAFEITGALLITAVVGAMVLTHRERTERALTQRELAEQRVREGKHLPPLPAPGVYARHNAVDIPGLLPDGTTSDLTVSSTLRERGQIRDVSQEALSDLRALERRSEERLERTEIEPPAPHRTPSQRAEEASK, from the coding sequence ATGACCGAGTACCTCGCCGCCTACTCCACCTCCACCGGGGAGGCCGTCCAGTTCTGGGTCCTCGGCACGGTCGCCGTCATCGGCGCCCTGTGCACGATCCTGATGCGGCGGGCCGTGCACAGCGCGCTCTGCCTGGCTGGAACCATGATCGTCCTGGCGGTGTTCTACCTCGCCAACGGCGCCTACTTCCTGGGCGTCGTCCAGATCATCGTCTACACCGGCGCGATCATGATGCTGTTCCTGTTCGTGGTGATGCTGGTCGGTGTCACCGCGGCGGACTCCCTGAAGGAGACGATCAAGGGACAGCGCTGGCTCGCCGCGCTGTGCGGGCTGGGCTTCGGCATCCTGCTCGTCGGCGGCATCGGCAACGCCGCGCTCACCGAGTTCAACGGTCTCGGCCAGGCGAACGCGAACGGCAACGTGGAGGGCCTCGCCGCTCTCCTCTTCACCAAGTACGTCTTCGCCTTCGAGATCACCGGCGCCCTGCTCATCACGGCCGTCGTCGGCGCCATGGTGCTCACCCACCGCGAGCGCACCGAACGCGCCCTGACCCAGCGGGAGCTGGCCGAACAACGCGTCCGCGAGGGCAAGCACCTTCCGCCGCTGCCGGCCCCGGGCGTGTACGCCCGGCACAACGCGGTGGACATCCCGGGCCTGCTGCCCGACGGTACGACGTCCGACCTCACCGTCAGCAGCACGCTGCGCGAGCGCGGTCAGATCCGGGACGTGTCCCAGGAGGCGCTCAGTGACCTGCGGGCGCTGGAGCGGCGCTCCGAGGAGCGGCTCGAGCGCACGGAGATCGAGCCGCCGGCGCCGCACCGGACACCGTCGCAGCGGGCCGAGGAGGCATCCAAGTGA
- the nuoK gene encoding NADH-quinone oxidoreductase subunit NuoK gives MNPVNYLYLAALLFTIGATGVLIRRNAIVVFMCIELMLNACNLAFVAFSRMHGNLDGQIIAFFTMVVAAAEVVVGLAIIVSLFRSRHSASVDDASLMKL, from the coding sequence GTGAACCCGGTCAACTATCTGTATCTCGCGGCCCTGTTGTTCACGATCGGTGCCACCGGTGTCCTCATCCGGCGCAACGCGATCGTCGTCTTCATGTGCATCGAACTGATGCTCAACGCCTGCAACCTCGCGTTCGTCGCCTTCTCCCGTATGCACGGCAACCTCGACGGCCAGATCATCGCCTTCTTCACGATGGTCGTCGCCGCGGCGGAGGTCGTGGTCGGGCTGGCGATCATCGTGTCCCTGTTCCGTTCCCGCCACTCGGCCTCGGTCGACGACGCCAGCCTGATGAAGCTGTGA
- the nuoL gene encoding NADH-quinone oxidoreductase subunit L, translated as MSNAENLIALLVAAPLLGAVVLLCGGRRLDAVGHWIGTALAAASFLIGAVLFTGMLGEAADDRTLTQHLFSWIPVEGFQADVAFRLDQLSMTFVLLITGVGSLIHLYSIGYMEHDERRRRFFGYLNLFLAAMLILVLADNYLLLYLGWEGVGLASYLLIGFWQHKPSAATAAKKAFLVNRVGDMGLSIAIMLMFLWFGTFAFGPVLGSHDEAGLAGAASEGKLTVIALMLLLAACGKSAQVPLQSWLGDAMEGPTPVSALIHAATMVTAGVYLIVRSGAIFNGAPDAQLVVTIVGAVTLLFGAIVGCAKDDIKKALAGSTMSQIGYMVLAAGLGPIGYVFAIMHLVTHGFFKAGLFLGAGSVMHGMNDEVDMRRYGGLRTYMPVTFVTFGLGYLAIIGFPGLSGFFSKDMIIESAFAKGGTEGWILGSVTLLGAAITAYYMTRVMLMTFFGEERWRKAPEPSPSSAPGVEPTAGTGEAYAPPHPHESPRSMTIPMIVLAFGSVFAGGFFSIGDRFVHWLEPVTGHDHGNAPISALTVTLSTVAVMVIGVAIAWGQYGRRPVPAVAPRGSLLTRAARRDLLQDDFNHVVLVRGGEHLTRSLVYVDHTLVDGVVNGTAASFGGLSGRMRKLQNGFARSYAVSMFGGAAVLVAATLLMRAV; from the coding sequence GTGAGTAATGCAGAGAATCTGATTGCGCTGCTGGTGGCGGCGCCCCTGCTCGGAGCGGTGGTCCTGCTGTGCGGCGGCCGCCGGCTGGACGCCGTCGGTCACTGGATCGGCACGGCGCTCGCCGCCGCGTCCTTCCTGATCGGTGCCGTCCTCTTCACCGGCATGCTGGGCGAGGCCGCCGACGACCGCACCCTGACGCAGCACCTGTTCAGCTGGATCCCGGTGGAGGGCTTCCAGGCCGACGTCGCCTTCCGGCTCGACCAGTTGTCGATGACGTTCGTCCTGCTGATCACCGGCGTCGGCTCGCTCATCCACCTGTACTCGATCGGGTACATGGAGCACGACGAGCGGCGCCGCCGCTTCTTCGGCTACCTGAACCTGTTCCTCGCGGCGATGCTGATCCTCGTCCTCGCCGACAACTACCTGCTGCTGTACCTCGGCTGGGAGGGCGTCGGTCTCGCCTCCTACCTGCTGATCGGTTTCTGGCAGCACAAGCCCAGCGCCGCCACCGCGGCGAAGAAGGCCTTCCTGGTCAACCGCGTCGGCGACATGGGCCTGTCGATCGCGATCATGCTGATGTTCCTGTGGTTCGGCACCTTCGCCTTCGGGCCGGTGCTCGGCAGCCACGACGAAGCCGGACTGGCGGGCGCCGCGAGCGAGGGCAAGCTCACCGTGATCGCCCTCATGCTGCTGCTCGCCGCCTGCGGCAAGTCCGCCCAGGTGCCGCTGCAGTCCTGGCTCGGGGACGCGATGGAGGGCCCGACCCCGGTCTCGGCCCTGATCCACGCCGCGACCATGGTGACGGCGGGCGTCTACCTGATCGTCCGCTCCGGTGCCATCTTCAACGGCGCCCCGGACGCGCAACTGGTCGTCACCATCGTCGGCGCGGTCACGCTGCTGTTCGGTGCGATCGTCGGTTGCGCGAAGGACGACATCAAGAAGGCGCTGGCCGGCTCGACGATGTCGCAGATCGGCTACATGGTGCTCGCGGCGGGCCTCGGCCCCATCGGCTACGTCTTCGCGATCATGCACCTGGTGACGCACGGCTTCTTCAAGGCCGGGCTGTTCCTCGGCGCCGGTTCGGTCATGCACGGCATGAACGACGAGGTCGACATGCGCCGCTACGGCGGACTGCGTACGTACATGCCGGTCACCTTCGTCACCTTCGGGCTCGGCTACCTCGCCATCATCGGCTTCCCGGGCCTGTCCGGCTTCTTCTCCAAGGACATGATCATCGAGTCGGCGTTCGCGAAGGGCGGCACCGAGGGCTGGATCCTCGGCTCCGTGACCCTGCTGGGCGCCGCGATCACCGCGTACTACATGACGCGCGTGATGCTGATGACGTTCTTCGGCGAGGAGCGCTGGCGCAAGGCCCCGGAGCCGTCCCCGTCCTCGGCGCCCGGTGTGGAGCCGACCGCGGGCACGGGCGAGGCGTACGCTCCGCCGCACCCGCACGAGTCGCCGAGGAGCATGACGATCCCGATGATCGTGCTCGCCTTCGGCTCCGTGTTCGCCGGTGGGTTCTTCAGCATCGGCGACCGGTTCGTGCACTGGCTGGAGCCCGTCACCGGGCACGACCACGGCAACGCGCCGATCAGCGCCCTGACGGTCACGCTGTCCACGGTGGCCGTCATGGTCATCGGCGTGGCGATCGCCTGGGGCCAGTACGGGCGCCGCCCGGTCCCGGCCGTCGCCCCGCGCGGGTCGCTGCTCACCCGGGCCGCCCGCCGCGACCTGCTCCAGGACGACTTCAACCACGTGGTCCTGGTGCGTGGCGGCGAGCACCTCACGCGCTCGCTGGTGTACGTCGACCACACCCTGGTCGACGGGGTCGTCAACGGAACGGCGGCCTCGTTCGGCGGTCTGTCCGGACGGATGCGCAAGCTGCAGAACGGCTTCGCGCGCTCCTACGCGGTCTCGATGTTCGGCGGCGCGGCCGTCCTGGTCGCCGCGACCCTGCTGATGAGGGCGGTCTGA
- a CDS encoding NADH-quinone oxidoreductase subunit M codes for MSFPLLTATAVLPALGAIATAAVPATKRTAAKWLALLVSIATLALAVVVAVRFDPGGDRYQLTESHAWIADFGVRYELGVDGIGVALIALTALLIPFIILAGWHDADPLETGSKRWRPTQGFFALILVVEAMVILSFEATDVFLFYIFFEAMLIPLYFLIGGFGDRAHQDGEQAAATQRSYAAVKFLLYNLAGGLVMLAAVIGLYVVAGNFSLTEIAEARANGSLEMSTSTERWLFLGFFLAFAVKAPMWPLHTWLPNAMQESTAPVAVLITAVVDKVGTFAMLRFCLQLFPEASKWATPVIMVLAVISIIYGALLAVGQRDIKRLIAYASISHFGFIIMGIFAMTSQGQSGATLYMVNHGISTAVLLLVAGFLISRRGSRLIADYGGVQKVAPVLAGTFLIGGLATLSLPGLAPFVSEFLVLVGTFTRYPVIGVIATFGIVLAALYTLVLYQRTMTGPLRPELAKMPDLRVREIAVAAPLIVLLVFLGVYPKPVTDIVNPAVKQTMSDVQQTDPQPEVEAAK; via the coding sequence ATGTCCTTTCCTCTGCTGACAGCGACGGCGGTGCTCCCGGCCCTCGGGGCGATCGCCACGGCCGCCGTACCGGCCACGAAACGCACCGCCGCCAAGTGGCTGGCCCTGCTGGTCTCGATCGCCACCCTGGCGCTGGCGGTCGTCGTCGCGGTGCGCTTCGACCCGGGAGGCGACCGCTACCAGCTCACCGAATCGCACGCCTGGATCGCGGACTTCGGAGTCCGCTACGAGCTGGGGGTGGACGGTATCGGGGTCGCGCTGATCGCGCTGACCGCCCTGCTGATCCCGTTCATCATCCTGGCGGGCTGGCACGACGCCGATCCCCTGGAGACCGGAAGTAAAAGGTGGCGGCCCACGCAGGGCTTCTTCGCCCTGATCCTGGTCGTCGAGGCGATGGTGATCCTCTCCTTCGAGGCCACCGACGTCTTCCTCTTCTACATCTTCTTCGAAGCCATGCTGATCCCGCTGTACTTCCTGATCGGCGGCTTCGGGGACCGGGCCCACCAGGACGGCGAGCAGGCGGCGGCGACACAGCGGTCGTACGCGGCGGTCAAGTTCCTGCTCTACAACCTGGCCGGCGGTCTGGTCATGCTGGCCGCGGTGATCGGGCTCTACGTGGTCGCCGGGAACTTCTCGCTCACCGAGATCGCCGAGGCGCGGGCCAACGGCTCGCTCGAGATGTCGACGAGCACCGAACGCTGGCTGTTCCTCGGCTTCTTCCTCGCCTTCGCGGTGAAGGCGCCGATGTGGCCGCTGCACACCTGGCTGCCCAACGCCATGCAGGAGTCCACCGCCCCGGTCGCCGTGCTCATCACGGCCGTCGTGGACAAGGTGGGCACCTTCGCGATGCTGCGCTTCTGCCTCCAGCTGTTCCCGGAGGCGAGCAAGTGGGCGACGCCCGTGATCATGGTGCTGGCGGTCATCAGCATCATCTACGGGGCCCTGCTCGCGGTCGGCCAGCGCGACATCAAGCGGCTGATCGCGTACGCGTCGATCTCGCACTTCGGCTTCATCATCATGGGCATCTTCGCGATGACCAGCCAGGGCCAGTCCGGGGCGACGCTCTACATGGTCAACCACGGGATCTCGACCGCCGTCCTGCTGCTGGTGGCCGGATTCCTCATCTCGCGGCGCGGTTCGAGGCTCATCGCCGACTACGGCGGGGTGCAGAAGGTCGCGCCGGTACTCGCCGGCACGTTCCTCATCGGCGGCCTGGCGACGCTGTCGCTGCCCGGACTCGCTCCGTTCGTCAGCGAGTTCCTGGTCCTGGTCGGCACGTTCACCCGCTATCCGGTGATCGGCGTCATCGCCACCTTCGGCATCGTGCTCGCCGCTCTCTACACCCTCGTCCTCTACCAGCGGACGATGACGGGCCCTCTGCGGCCCGAGCTCGCCAAGATGCCCGACCTGCGGGTGCGTGAGATCGCCGTGGCCGCGCCGCTGATCGTGCTGCTGGTCTTCCTGGGCGTCTACCCGAAGCCCGTCACGGACATCGTGAACCCGGCGGTGAAGCAGACCATGTCAGACGTCCAGCAGACGGACCCCCAGCCCGAGGTGGAGGCGGCCAAGTGA
- the nuoN gene encoding NADH-quinone oxidoreductase subunit NuoN has product MSASAVHSLWTSAVDPIAKIDAPKIEYAQLAPTLIVVGAAVLGILIEGFVPRRSRYHAQLFVASVALVAAFAAVVALAADGYGTTKAGIAAMGAIAVDGPALFLQGTILLTALVGLFTFAERRLDPEAEGNRVDSFAAQASSVPGSDGERKAVKAGFTTTEVFPLLLFAVAGMLVFPAANDLLTLFVALEVLSLPLYLLCALARRKRLISQEAAVKYFLLGSFASAFLLFGIALLYGYAGSMSYATIAQVVDGTIAEVDPALANTMGNDVLLLVGAGLLIMGLLFKVGAVPFHMWTPDVYQGAPTPVTGLMAAATKVAAFGALLRVLYVLLPGLRWDWRPVMWAVAIVTMLGGAIIAITQTDIKRLLAYSAISHAGFILAGVIATTPEGISSVLFYLAAYSFVTIGAFAVVTLVRDAGGEATHLSKWAGLGRRSPLVAAVFAVFLLAFAGIPLTSGFTGKFAVFKAAAEGGAVPLVVVGVIASAIAAFFYIRVIVLMFFSEPRPEGPTVAVPSPLTMMAIGMGVVVTVVLGVAPQYFLELAGNAGVFVR; this is encoded by the coding sequence GTGAGCGCATCAGCCGTCCACAGCCTGTGGACAAGCGCGGTCGACCCGATCGCGAAGATCGACGCGCCGAAGATCGAGTACGCGCAGCTCGCGCCCACCCTGATCGTCGTCGGTGCGGCGGTCCTGGGGATCCTGATCGAGGGCTTCGTCCCCCGCAGATCCCGTTACCACGCACAGCTGTTCGTCGCCTCGGTCGCGCTCGTCGCCGCGTTCGCCGCGGTCGTGGCGCTCGCGGCCGACGGATACGGCACGACCAAGGCGGGCATCGCGGCCATGGGCGCGATCGCCGTCGACGGCCCCGCCCTGTTCCTGCAGGGCACGATCCTGCTGACGGCCCTGGTCGGCCTGTTCACCTTCGCCGAGCGCAGACTCGACCCGGAGGCGGAAGGCAACCGGGTCGACTCCTTCGCCGCGCAGGCCTCGTCCGTGCCCGGCAGCGACGGAGAGAGGAAGGCCGTCAAGGCGGGGTTCACCACCACCGAGGTGTTCCCGCTGCTGCTCTTCGCGGTCGCGGGCATGCTCGTCTTCCCCGCGGCCAACGACCTGCTGACGCTCTTCGTGGCGCTGGAGGTCCTCTCCCTCCCGCTGTACCTGCTCTGCGCGCTGGCCCGCCGCAAGCGGCTCATCTCGCAGGAGGCCGCGGTCAAGTACTTCCTGCTCGGCTCGTTCGCCTCCGCGTTCCTCCTCTTCGGGATCGCGCTGTTGTACGGCTACGCGGGCTCGATGTCGTACGCGACGATCGCGCAGGTCGTCGACGGCACGATCGCGGAGGTCGACCCGGCGCTCGCCAACACCATGGGCAACGACGTGCTGCTCCTGGTGGGCGCGGGTCTGCTGATCATGGGCCTGCTGTTCAAGGTCGGCGCCGTCCCCTTCCACATGTGGACGCCGGACGTGTACCAGGGCGCGCCGACGCCGGTGACGGGCCTGATGGCGGCGGCGACCAAGGTGGCCGCGTTCGGTGCCCTGCTGCGGGTGCTGTACGTCCTGCTGCCCGGCCTGCGCTGGGACTGGCGGCCGGTCATGTGGGCCGTCGCGATCGTCACCATGCTGGGCGGCGCGATCATCGCGATCACCCAGACCGACATCAAGCGGCTGCTGGCGTACTCGGCGATCTCGCACGCGGGCTTCATCCTCGCGGGCGTCATCGCGACCACACCGGAGGGCATCTCGTCCGTCCTCTTCTACCTGGCGGCGTACTCGTTCGTGACGATCGGCGCGTTCGCGGTGGTGACGCTGGTGCGGGACGCCGGCGGTGAGGCGACGCACCTGTCCAAGTGGGCGGGGCTCGGCCGCCGTTCGCCTCTGGTGGCGGCCGTGTTCGCGGTGTTCCTGCTCGCCTTCGCGGGCATTCCGCTGACATCCGGATTCACCGGGAAGTTCGCCGTGTTCAAGGCGGCGGCGGAGGGCGGCGCGGTACCGCTGGTCGTGGTCGGTGTGATCGCGTCGGCGATCGCGGCGTTCTTCTACATCCGGGTGATCGTCCTGATGTTCTTCAGCGAGCCGCGGCCCGAGGGCCCGACCGTCGCGGTGCCGTCACCGCTGACGATGATGGCGATCGGGATGGGCGTGGTGGTCACGGTGGTGCTGGGCGTGGCACCGCAGTACTTCCTGGAGCTGGCGGGCAACGCGGGAGTGTTCGTGCGCTGA
- the recQ gene encoding DNA helicase RecQ produces the protein MGGTGGSGGMAVMESEALAALHRVFGFDAFRGEQQAVIEHVIAGGDAVVLMPTGGGKSLCYQIPALVRPGTGVVVSPLIALMQDQVDALRALGVRAGFMNSTQDFEERRVVEAEFLAGELDLLYLAPERLRLNSSLELLSRGKISVFAIDEAHCVSQWGHDFRPDYLSLSLLGERWPDVPRIALTATATHATHQEITERLAMPDARHFVASFDRPNIQYRIVPKADPKKQLLNFLREEHAGDAGIVYCLSRNSVEKTAEFLSRNGVEAVPYHAGLDAGTRAAHQSRFLREDGLVVVATIAFGMGIDKPDVRFVAHLDLPKSVEGYYQETGRAGRDGLPSTAWMAYGLNDVIQQRKLIQSGEGDEAFRRRAGGHLDAMLALCETVRCRRGQLLAYFGQNNPDPAGCGNCDSCLTPPETWDGTVAAQKVLSTVVRLQRERGQKFGAVQIVDILLGKRTAKVIQFDHDQLSVFGIGDDLEEGEWRGVVRQLLAQGLLAVEGDYGTLVLTEASGTVLRREREVPLRKEPKKPATSRPGASGSSGSGKGKTKAAAAELPEELLPAFEALRAWRAEQAREQGVPAYVIFHDATLREIATVWPGSVAELGGIGGVGEKKLATYGEGVLGVLGALGGPQGGAPAGSPAGTQGSGPAEGSGSGEGIGAGSGSAGREHAGSVSDDDWPEMDAEPEPEDWM, from the coding sequence ATGGGTGGGACGGGCGGTAGTGGTGGGATGGCAGTGATGGAGAGTGAGGCGCTGGCGGCGCTGCACCGGGTGTTCGGATTCGACGCCTTCCGCGGTGAGCAGCAGGCGGTGATCGAGCATGTGATCGCCGGCGGGGACGCCGTGGTGCTCATGCCGACCGGTGGCGGCAAGTCGCTGTGCTACCAGATTCCGGCCCTGGTCAGACCGGGTACGGGAGTCGTCGTCTCGCCGCTGATCGCGCTGATGCAGGACCAGGTGGACGCGTTGCGGGCGCTCGGCGTGCGCGCCGGGTTCATGAACTCCACGCAGGACTTCGAGGAGCGGCGCGTCGTCGAGGCCGAGTTCCTCGCCGGCGAGCTGGACCTGCTGTATCTCGCGCCGGAGCGGCTGCGGCTGAACAGCTCGCTGGAGCTGCTGTCGCGGGGGAAGATCTCCGTCTTCGCGATCGACGAGGCGCACTGCGTGTCCCAGTGGGGGCACGACTTCCGGCCGGACTATCTCTCCCTGTCGCTGCTCGGCGAGCGCTGGCCGGACGTGCCCCGGATCGCGCTCACCGCGACGGCCACGCATGCCACGCACCAGGAGATCACCGAGCGGCTGGCCATGCCGGACGCCCGGCATTTCGTGGCGAGCTTCGACCGGCCCAACATCCAGTACCGGATCGTGCCCAAGGCCGACCCCAAGAAGCAGCTGCTGAACTTCCTGCGGGAGGAGCACGCGGGGGACGCGGGCATCGTCTACTGCCTCTCCCGCAACTCCGTGGAGAAGACCGCCGAGTTCCTCAGTCGCAACGGCGTCGAGGCGGTGCCGTACCACGCGGGACTGGACGCGGGGACGCGTGCCGCGCACCAGTCCCGCTTCCTGCGGGAGGACGGCCTGGTCGTGGTGGCGACCATCGCCTTCGGCATGGGCATCGACAAGCCGGACGTCCGGTTCGTCGCCCACCTCGACCTGCCCAAGTCCGTCGAGGGCTACTACCAGGAGACGGGCCGTGCGGGCCGCGACGGTCTGCCGTCCACGGCCTGGATGGCCTACGGCCTCAACGACGTCATCCAGCAGCGCAAGCTGATCCAGTCGGGCGAGGGCGACGAGGCCTTCCGGCGCCGGGCGGGCGGGCACCTGGACGCGATGCTCGCCCTGTGCGAGACGGTCCGGTGCCGGCGCGGGCAGCTCCTGGCCTACTTCGGCCAGAACAACCCCGACCCGGCGGGCTGCGGCAACTGTGACTCCTGCCTCACCCCGCCGGAGACATGGGACGGCACCGTCGCCGCCCAGAAAGTGCTCTCGACGGTGGTCCGGCTGCAGCGGGAGCGCGGGCAGAAGTTCGGCGCGGTGCAGATCGTGGACATCCTGCTGGGCAAGCGCACGGCCAAGGTCATCCAGTTCGACCACGACCAGCTCTCCGTGTTCGGGATCGGCGACGATCTGGAAGAGGGCGAATGGCGGGGCGTCGTCCGGCAACTGCTGGCCCAGGGGCTGCTCGCGGTCGAGGGGGACTACGGCACGCTGGTGCTGACCGAGGCCAGCGGAACCGTGCTGCGGCGCGAGCGGGAGGTTCCGCTGCGCAAGGAGCCGAAGAAGCCGGCGACCTCCCGGCCGGGAGCCTCGGGGTCCTCGGGCTCGGGGAAGGGGAAGACCAAGGCAGCGGCGGCCGAGTTGCCTGAGGAACTCCTCCCGGCCTTCGAGGCGCTGCGCGCCTGGCGTGCCGAACAGGCCCGCGAGCAGGGTGTCCCCGCGTACGTCATCTTCCACGACGCCACGCTCCGCGAGATCGCCACGGTCTGGCCCGGCTCGGTCGCCGAGCTCGGCGGGATCGGCGGAGTGGGCGAGAAGAAGCTCGCGACGTACGGGGAGGGTGTGCTGGGGGTGCTCGGGGCGCTGGGCGGGCCGCAGGGCGGAGCACCGGCTGGATCACCGGCCGGAACGCAGGGCTCGGGCCCGGCCGAGGGGAGCGGCAGCGGCGAGGGGATCGGCGCCGGCAGCGGGAGTGCCGGGCGGGAACACGCGGGGTCGGTGTCCGACGACGACTGGCCGGAGATGGACGCCGAGCCGGAGCCCGAGGACTGGATGTAG